A part of Acidobacteriota bacterium genomic DNA contains:
- a CDS encoding DUF3616 domain-containing protein, with product MSNRRQSITLKLAKDKKLLKNLSAVVKADQFLWVASDEKTSVERLTISENSVFDGYVTKPLRDYIELPDTENSEIDLEGMDYNGGYLWLIGSHSLKREKVKLDKFDEAQNIANLAKGNEKDGNRYILARIPLINGELKKEHPESHPQLRAAQIKARKDGNVFLDTLNQDKHLGLFLKIPSKDNGFDIEGLAVSGSRVFIGLRGPVLRGWAVILEIQVESDPEIPSQLILKEIAPEGQTYRKHFVDLRGMGVRDLCFQNDDLLILAGPTMEMDGTIAVFRWKNALLVDHESLTTPGKLFEIPHGEGILAGTDRAEGLTIFSTSSNCTSVLVTYDSPSRLRKVGNDSLIVDLFDLPDSPCFVRFTGFSVEMATSKGPGDVAELFNQEFEFGWQAERFGDSEKQFDVTHPTVFLSPEAAWERTYHLRSQPGFVYVEPQFIIPELPTLNEPDLTEPEPEARMLSAFGGEEHKPGSEQSDWSVNAIQAPKAWAMFPEGKTPGQGVVIGHPDTGFTDHPQILANLIPDQGFNFKENIQDARDQLDGFHPGHGTGTASVIVSPRQSVLPNEVDVIGVAPGSKIIPLRVSNTVVLLTDIFKLAKAIEYAVNQGAHVISISMGGLGNWRIHQAVRYAQRHGVILCAAAGNYVGFVAWPAAYDEVIGVAATNVENRPWRGSSHGDKVDVSAPGESVWRATVQHQSGDLTGFSTGRGSGTSFAVTHVAGIAALWLSFHGRDNLIARYGQEKLSFVFNQILRKSCVHPPEWDQNQYGAGIIQADQVLAAALPVDLPNAALHFNSMMPVDTGGEATFRHLFEDSPPEVLHSSLAELLGVPPSDLSRHLNQVGQELAFHLATTPPLFREFRNQLAQSHSIRSAVFEVEPIHAQPLEATRQKLRQKGVSSALATLL from the coding sequence ATGTCAAACCGCCGCCAATCCATCACGCTCAAACTCGCCAAGGATAAAAAACTCCTGAAAAACCTGTCAGCCGTCGTCAAGGCTGATCAATTCCTTTGGGTAGCCTCAGATGAAAAAACCAGCGTTGAACGACTCACAATCTCAGAGAATTCAGTTTTTGACGGGTATGTGACCAAACCGCTCAGAGACTATATTGAACTACCAGACACTGAAAACAGTGAGATTGATTTGGAAGGAATGGATTACAATGGAGGCTATCTCTGGTTGATCGGCTCTCATAGCCTGAAACGTGAAAAAGTAAAACTTGATAAATTTGATGAAGCCCAAAACATTGCGAATCTTGCCAAAGGTAATGAGAAAGATGGAAATCGTTACATCCTGGCCAGAATTCCACTTATCAATGGCGAATTGAAAAAAGAACATCCGGAGTCGCATCCACAACTGAGAGCCGCACAAATCAAGGCCCGCAAAGACGGCAATGTTTTTCTCGATACTTTAAATCAGGATAAACATTTGGGCTTATTCCTCAAGATCCCCAGTAAAGACAATGGGTTTGACATCGAAGGGTTGGCCGTTTCAGGCTCGCGGGTGTTTATTGGGTTGCGTGGCCCGGTCCTACGTGGGTGGGCCGTCATCCTTGAAATCCAGGTTGAGTCAGATCCTGAGATTCCGTCACAATTGATATTGAAAGAAATTGCACCGGAAGGCCAAACGTATCGCAAACATTTTGTTGACCTGCGAGGGATGGGCGTTCGTGACCTGTGTTTTCAGAATGATGATTTGCTCATCCTTGCTGGTCCAACCATGGAAATGGATGGCACTATCGCCGTGTTTCGGTGGAAAAATGCCTTACTGGTTGACCATGAGAGTCTGACGACCCCAGGGAAACTGTTTGAAATCCCTCATGGCGAAGGAATCCTGGCTGGAACCGACCGGGCTGAAGGACTTACCATCTTTTCGACTTCCAGCAATTGCACCTCAGTCCTGGTGACTTATGATTCTCCCTCCCGATTGCGAAAAGTCGGAAATGACAGCCTCATTGTTGATCTGTTTGATCTGCCAGACTCCCCCTGTTTTGTTCGATTCACTGGTTTTTCGGTGGAAATGGCCACATCGAAGGGGCCTGGTGATGTCGCTGAGCTATTTAATCAAGAATTTGAATTCGGCTGGCAAGCCGAACGGTTCGGCGATTCAGAAAAACAATTTGATGTGACTCACCCAACAGTATTTCTTTCCCCGGAAGCCGCCTGGGAACGGACCTACCATCTTCGCTCCCAGCCTGGTTTTGTGTATGTCGAACCCCAATTCATTATTCCTGAACTTCCAACGCTGAATGAACCGGATTTAACCGAGCCCGAACCTGAAGCCCGCATGCTCTCAGCCTTTGGAGGCGAAGAACACAAACCTGGAAGTGAACAATCTGATTGGAGCGTGAACGCAATCCAGGCGCCGAAGGCATGGGCAATGTTTCCCGAAGGAAAAACCCCCGGTCAGGGAGTTGTGATTGGTCACCCAGATACTGGATTTACTGATCATCCCCAAATTCTTGCCAACTTGATTCCAGACCAGGGGTTTAACTTCAAAGAGAACATCCAGGATGCCCGCGACCAGCTCGACGGATTTCATCCAGGCCACGGGACTGGAACCGCAAGCGTCATTGTCAGCCCTCGCCAATCGGTTCTGCCAAATGAAGTTGATGTCATTGGGGTCGCGCCTGGAAGTAAGATCATTCCACTCCGGGTTTCAAATACGGTGGTCTTGTTGACTGATATATTCAAGCTGGCCAAAGCCATTGAATATGCCGTGAACCAGGGAGCCCATGTCATTTCCATCAGCATGGGAGGACTTGGCAACTGGCGTATCCACCAGGCAGTCCGCTATGCCCAACGGCATGGCGTCATTCTCTGTGCGGCTGCGGGCAATTACGTCGGGTTTGTTGCCTGGCCCGCAGCCTATGATGAAGTGATCGGAGTGGCCGCAACCAATGTTGAAAACAGGCCATGGCGTGGATCCTCCCATGGTGACAAGGTGGATGTCTCAGCCCCAGGCGAATCTGTTTGGAGAGCCACCGTTCAACATCAATCAGGGGATCTCACTGGATTTTCCACCGGACGTGGATCCGGCACCTCATTTGCCGTCACTCATGTGGCTGGAATTGCAGCGCTGTGGCTTTCATTTCATGGTCGGGACAACCTGATTGCCCGGTATGGCCAGGAAAAGCTTTCGTTCGTTTTTAACCAGATACTCCGGAAAAGCTGCGTTCACCCACCTGAATGGGATCAAAACCAATATGGTGCCGGAATTATCCAGGCTGACCAGGTCCTGGCGGCAGCGTTGCCGGTGGATCTTCCCAATGCAGCCCTCCACTTCAATTCAATGATGCCAGTTGATACCGGCGGTGAAGCGACGTTTCGCCACCTTTTTGAGGATAGTCCACCAGAGGTCTTGCACTCCTCTCTGGCTGAATTACTTGGCGTCCCACCTTCAGATTTGAGTCGTCACCTGAACCAGGTTGGACAGGAACTGGCTTTTCATCTTGCAACCACGCCGCCTCTCTTCCGGGAGTTTCGAAATCAACTGGCTCAATCCCATTCAATTCGTTCGGCGGTTTTTGAAGTCGAACCCATCCACGCCCAACCGCTGGAAGCAACTCGCCAAAAGCTTCGCCAGAAGGGAGTCTCATCAGCTCTCGCAACGCTCCTGTAA
- a CDS encoding SMI1/KNR4 family protein, whose amino-acid sequence MNIHHIQIKKTISTLATRRPSPQVFGAEEHQFKLHPVLTEQEIQEFEQHHQVSLPEEYRDFLLHVGNGGAGPAYGLFKLGEMDNGWRYAKWKENDGFVGILALPFPHTEAWNDLQEEPDYDLEDDDELERQVTAFEANYFNPNHINGAIPICHLGCAYRQWLIITGPERGNIWCDDRTDHKGLYPLQKDGKPRMKFMDWYLTWLTEVTDKIRF is encoded by the coding sequence ATGAATATTCACCACATACAAATCAAAAAAACTATTTCCACTCTTGCTACACGGAGACCGAGCCCCCAGGTTTTTGGTGCCGAGGAACATCAATTCAAACTCCACCCAGTTCTGACCGAACAAGAAATTCAGGAGTTTGAGCAGCACCACCAAGTTTCGTTACCTGAAGAATACCGCGATTTCCTCTTGCACGTTGGAAACGGAGGAGCCGGCCCAGCTTATGGGTTGTTCAAACTTGGCGAAATGGATAATGGATGGAGATATGCGAAATGGAAGGAAAATGACGGCTTCGTGGGTATTTTGGCTCTTCCCTTCCCACATACGGAAGCCTGGAATGATCTTCAGGAAGAACCTGACTATGACCTCGAAGATGACGATGAACTCGAAAGACAAGTGACCGCATTCGAAGCAAATTATTTCAACCCAAACCATATCAATGGAGCAATTCCCATCTGCCACCTTGGCTGTGCATATCGCCAATGGCTCATCATTACTGGTCCTGAGCGGGGGAATATTTGGTGCGATGATCGGACAGATCATAAAGGGTTATATCCATTACAGAAAGATGGTAAACCCCGCATGAAATTCATGGACTGGTATCTCACCTGGCTCACTGAAGTAACTGACAAAATCAGATTTTGA
- a CDS encoding SDR family oxidoreductase has translation MHVKELFDLTGKVAIVTGGSRGLGREIAFGLGEAGAKVVITARRQQWLDPTLEELTNAGIDALALACDVTNPEHARHVVAQTVERFGRVDILINNAGITWKAPAETMSLDRWNQVMTVNVTGAFLMAQAVYPEMLKVGGGKIVNIASVAGLAGSSAAVMDAVGYNASKGAMISMSRDLAVKWAPKGIYVNAVAPGFFPTRMTEALLSEHQEEVETATPLGRVGQENELKGAVLFLASRASDFVVGQVLVVDGGATAW, from the coding sequence ATGCACGTAAAAGAACTTTTTGATTTGACAGGAAAAGTGGCCATTGTGACTGGCGGTTCACGTGGGCTGGGACGGGAAATCGCATTCGGTCTGGGCGAAGCCGGCGCCAAGGTCGTGATTACCGCCCGGCGGCAACAATGGCTGGATCCAACCCTTGAAGAATTAACCAATGCTGGCATTGACGCACTGGCGCTGGCCTGTGATGTCACCAATCCCGAGCATGCCAGACACGTGGTTGCCCAGACGGTCGAACGCTTTGGCCGGGTGGATATTTTAATCAACAACGCCGGAATTACCTGGAAAGCCCCGGCGGAAACCATGTCGCTTGACCGCTGGAATCAGGTGATGACGGTCAATGTAACCGGTGCCTTTCTGATGGCCCAGGCGGTCTATCCGGAAATGCTCAAGGTGGGCGGTGGAAAAATCGTCAATATTGCTTCGGTGGCCGGTCTGGCTGGTTCGTCTGCGGCAGTGATGGACGCGGTTGGATACAATGCGAGCAAAGGCGCCATGATCAGTATGTCGCGTGATCTGGCGGTGAAGTGGGCCCCCAAAGGAATTTATGTCAATGCGGTGGCGCCGGGCTTTTTCCCAACCCGAATGACCGAAGCCTTACTTTCTGAACATCAGGAAGAAGTCGAAACCGCCACGCCGTTGGGTCGCGTCGGTCAGGAAAATGAACTCAAAGGCGCCGTCTTGTTTTTAGCCTCTCGTGCTTCGGATTTTGTGGTTGGCCAGGTGCTGGTCGTAGATGGTGGCGCCACCGCCTGGTAA
- a CDS encoding ABC-F family ATP-binding cassette domain-containing protein produces MNILSITQVTKSFGLQPVLDKVSLAINLGERVAIIGANGSGKTTLFNMISGEVEPDSGVVSLRRGISVGVLPQEPQFDPTATIHDTLAASLVEIQQVIADYQAITEQMAATTNETEFLKLQAAHDEIEHRLEHLGGWQYQHRLDMLRGYLDIPDDQKRMGELSGGERKRVALACAFLRNPDLLVLDEPTNHLDATTISWLEQYLDTYPGSLLLITHDRYFLDNIVDRMVELSGGKAIGYKGGYSDYLMARAETEAQEARSHAKLLNLLRREEAWLRRGVRARGTKSKHRINSVLELREQARREAELNLSAHYAIQKNLGNTILETRQLTVKIEDRTLVNKLDFILKKGERVALLGPNGCGKTSLLRVLLKQAEPASGEVIHGKNTRIAYFSQDRDELETPDTIWKFISENAEFVKVNGEFRNVRSYLSDFKFANERLDVPVCSLSGGEKTRLKLAKLLLLEANLLVLDEPTNDLDIDTMQWVEELLNSFAGCVLFVTHDRFFLDKVATSMLVFEGNGEVVNHAGNYSLYTQLKSLQEEDKAKSQKAEAQAANPQPKKTPKPGLSYKEKLELAALEKEIATLEQKKVEIETKLSQPAEFGIESDYQLLSDLTDELAGINQDLETSLERWMELEEKRQQAG; encoded by the coding sequence ATGAATATCCTCAGCATTACACAAGTTACCAAATCCTTCGGGTTACAACCCGTCCTCGATAAAGTTTCCCTCGCCATCAATCTCGGTGAACGGGTTGCCATCATTGGCGCCAATGGCAGCGGAAAAACCACGCTCTTTAATATGATTTCCGGCGAAGTTGAGCCTGATTCGGGGGTTGTTTCGCTCCGGCGAGGCATTTCCGTCGGTGTGCTTCCCCAGGAACCCCAGTTTGACCCAACTGCCACCATCCACGATACCCTGGCCGCCAGCCTGGTCGAAATCCAGCAAGTCATCGCCGATTATCAGGCAATTACTGAACAAATGGCCGCCACCACCAACGAAACCGAATTTCTCAAGCTCCAGGCAGCTCACGATGAAATCGAACACCGGTTAGAGCACCTCGGCGGCTGGCAATATCAGCACCGGCTCGATATGTTGCGCGGGTACCTTGATATTCCAGATGACCAGAAACGGATGGGAGAACTCAGCGGTGGCGAACGCAAACGCGTCGCGCTGGCCTGTGCCTTCCTGCGCAATCCGGATCTGCTCGTACTTGACGAACCCACCAACCACCTGGATGCGACCACGATTTCCTGGCTGGAACAGTATCTCGACACGTACCCAGGTTCGCTGTTGTTGATCACCCACGACCGGTATTTCCTTGATAACATTGTGGATCGGATGGTTGAACTCTCCGGCGGCAAAGCAATTGGCTATAAGGGCGGCTATTCTGATTACCTGATGGCCCGGGCAGAGACCGAAGCCCAGGAAGCCCGGTCACACGCCAAATTGCTCAACCTGTTGCGACGTGAAGAAGCCTGGCTCCGCCGGGGCGTGCGGGCCCGCGGCACCAAATCCAAACATCGAATCAACTCTGTGCTCGAACTCCGCGAACAGGCCCGGCGCGAAGCCGAACTCAATCTTTCAGCCCATTACGCGATTCAAAAAAACCTGGGCAATACAATCCTGGAAACCCGGCAATTGACCGTAAAAATTGAAGACCGGACGCTGGTCAACAAGCTGGACTTCATTCTGAAAAAAGGTGAACGCGTGGCATTGCTTGGGCCAAATGGGTGCGGGAAGACTTCGCTCCTGAGGGTTTTGCTCAAACAAGCCGAACCCGCATCCGGCGAGGTCATCCACGGCAAAAACACCCGGATCGCGTATTTTTCACAGGACCGGGATGAACTGGAGACCCCAGACACCATTTGGAAATTCATTTCCGAAAATGCTGAATTTGTGAAAGTGAACGGCGAATTTCGCAATGTGCGGTCTTACCTGAGCGACTTTAAGTTTGCCAATGAGCGGCTCGATGTTCCGGTTTGTTCGTTAAGCGGCGGCGAAAAGACCCGGCTCAAACTGGCTAAATTGCTCCTGCTGGAAGCCAACTTGCTTGTACTTGACGAACCCACCAACGACCTCGACATTGACACCATGCAGTGGGTCGAAGAACTGCTCAATTCCTTTGCCGGGTGTGTGCTGTTCGTCACTCACGACCGCTTTTTCCTGGATAAAGTGGCCACCTCGATGCTGGTGTTTGAAGGCAACGGAGAGGTTGTCAACCATGCTGGAAACTATAGCCTGTACACGCAACTGAAATCGCTCCAGGAAGAAGACAAGGCAAAATCCCAAAAAGCCGAAGCCCAGGCCGCCAATCCCCAGCCGAAAAAGACGCCGAAACCAGGACTGTCTTATAAGGAAAAGCTGGAACTGGCCGCGCTTGAAAAAGAGATTGCCACGCTTGAGCAAAAAAAGGTTGAGATTGAAACGAAACTCAGCCAGCCAGCCGAGTTCGGGATTGAAAGCGACTACCAGTTGCTTTCTGACCTTACCGACGAACTGGCCGGCATCAACCAGGATCTTGAAACCAGCCTCGAACGCTGGATGGAACTGGAAGAAAAACGCCAGCAGGCCGGTTGA
- a CDS encoding ParA family protein, which yields MKMRIIAIANQKGGSAKTTTTINLGAALALQKKRVLLVDMDPQGHLAEGFGIPAESIEKDISLVLEKKAKLAEVIQNLRPKLDLAPSNILLSQTEAVLFTKTRREDRLKAALQQLNQEYDFVLIDCPPSLGLLTVNCLAAAQEVLITMAAEYYALLGVGLLLNTLEDLREELNPDLKILGIVATRVTRTTHSRDVLSHVEENLTSRARLLKTQVKEQVALRNCALSGQTIFEFAPDSEAAQSYTALAKEVIKERVAR from the coding sequence ATGAAAATGCGCATCATCGCGATTGCAAACCAAAAAGGTGGCTCGGCGAAAACCACCACCACGATCAATCTTGGAGCCGCGCTGGCGCTCCAGAAAAAACGGGTGCTGCTCGTTGATATGGACCCGCAAGGCCATCTGGCTGAAGGATTTGGGATTCCAGCAGAGTCCATCGAGAAAGACATATCGCTGGTCCTGGAAAAAAAAGCCAAACTGGCTGAGGTCATTCAAAATCTGCGTCCAAAACTTGACCTGGCGCCCTCAAATATTTTGCTTTCCCAGACCGAAGCGGTCCTGTTCACCAAAACTCGGCGTGAAGATCGCCTGAAAGCTGCCCTCCAGCAGTTGAACCAGGAATATGATTTTGTGCTGATTGATTGCCCGCCGTCGCTTGGGTTGCTCACGGTCAACTGTCTGGCAGCCGCCCAGGAAGTTTTGATTACGATGGCGGCAGAATATTACGCCCTGCTCGGCGTTGGCCTGCTGCTCAACACCCTTGAAGACCTTCGGGAAGAACTCAACCCCGATCTGAAAATTCTGGGAATCGTTGCCACTCGGGTGACTCGGACGACCCATTCCCGCGATGTGCTCTCACACGTCGAAGAAAACCTCACCTCACGGGCCCGGTTACTGAAAACCCAGGTCAAAGAACAGGTTGCCTTACGAAATTGTGCTCTTTCAGGCCAAACAATCTTTGAATTTGCTCCCGATTCCGAAGCTGCCCAGAGTTACACTGCCCTGGCCAAAGAAGTCATTAAAGAGCGAGTAGCGAGATAG
- a CDS encoding aldo/keto reductase, with protein sequence MKFNRLGNTGLKVSEVCLGAMTFGSNFYTIAQVDQAGADEMVKAAIEGGVNFFDTADIYSYGESETVLGQALRNTGLGRDKYLIASKVRAGMSEGAITGTSDHNNVGLSRHHILSSVEGSLRRLGTDYIDLYQVHGWDIATPLEETLRALEDLVRQGKVRYLGCSNFAARHLAKALVLAGERGWDRFVSLQTYYSLVARDIEHELLPLCREEGVGVLPWSPLSGGFLTGKYRREGVVETGGRRTRGAFPPIDEERGYDAVEALDAIAKDRGVTIAQVALAWILAQKGITSVIIGANKMSQLNDNLKAIEIQLTSEELATLSATTQPPTQYPGWMYIHQNQNRL encoded by the coding sequence ATGAAATTCAACCGACTTGGAAATACAGGATTGAAGGTCTCTGAAGTTTGCCTTGGGGCAATGACCTTTGGCTCAAATTTTTACACCATTGCCCAGGTTGATCAGGCTGGGGCCGATGAAATGGTCAAGGCTGCGATTGAAGGCGGTGTGAACTTTTTCGACACCGCCGATATTTATTCCTATGGTGAATCTGAAACAGTTTTAGGCCAGGCCCTGCGCAACACGGGGCTTGGTCGGGATAAATACCTGATTGCATCCAAAGTTCGAGCCGGAATGAGCGAAGGCGCCATCACCGGCACCAGCGACCACAACAACGTTGGGTTATCTCGTCACCACATTTTATCTTCAGTTGAAGGCAGTCTGCGGCGGTTGGGAACTGACTACATTGATCTGTATCAGGTTCACGGCTGGGACATTGCCACGCCGCTCGAAGAAACCCTGCGGGCGTTGGAAGATCTGGTCCGTCAGGGGAAAGTTCGGTATCTGGGATGCTCGAATTTTGCCGCCCGGCATCTGGCCAAGGCGCTGGTTCTGGCTGGCGAGCGTGGGTGGGACCGCTTTGTGTCGCTCCAGACTTATTATTCGCTGGTGGCGCGCGACATCGAGCACGAATTGCTTCCACTGTGCCGTGAAGAAGGTGTCGGGGTATTGCCCTGGTCGCCGCTTTCAGGTGGGTTTTTAACTGGGAAATATCGTCGTGAAGGCGTGGTCGAAACCGGTGGCCGACGAACCCGTGGGGCCTTCCCTCCAATTGATGAAGAACGCGGGTATGATGCTGTTGAAGCCCTCGACGCCATTGCCAAAGACCGAGGGGTGACCATTGCCCAGGTGGCCCTGGCGTGGATCCTGGCCCAGAAGGGGATTACTTCGGTGATCATCGGGGCCAACAAAATGTCACAACTCAACGACAACTTAAAAGCGATTGAAATTCAATTGACTTCTGAGGAACTTGCCACGTTGTCAGCCACCACGCAACCACCAACCCAATATCCAGGGTGGATGTACATCCATCAAAATCAAAATCGTCTGTAA
- a CDS encoding protein kinase: MIGKMIAQYRIVEALGKGGMGTVYKAQDTQLNRTVVLKLLSQNLLGNDKARSRFLREARLASALDHPNICTIYEIQETGGYYYIAMQYIEGQTLKQAINRRPLSNSTFLSIALQVADALASAHDRGVIHRDIKPQNIMITPRGQAKVLDFGLAKNINESNGPASGAMVSGDLTDQGKTLGTPSYMSPEQARCERLDRRSDIFSFGTVLYEMITGQKAFAGSNTVDIMYGVCNQEPKPIADLNPKAGPGFQELLARAMAKDPNRRYQSMQALITDLKHITATTGGRVGIPDGLHQPFAPVVRAGGWMDRLVPPAIRRVFFKSSASGSAELPPQRDSSQQLLPSSESRSAQGPDFSIHDDFPLIPGQHKTLAVLPFRNLGGSIDESARVSLLEALIIELTKFKSLTIRPTSMVLQYLEEETNPTEVGRNLGVDAVLLGSCLGSVNRLRVTTQLIDIITGNILWAGKIDVNNNDPIRLLDQMCQRIVSELSKKAAGSAFDLLTDEDQDVRMDAISALKFSNDPKAIEALAEALKDRSQLVKAAAADALACFGRRATPILSLEIEDALARQDMGTARYGVQAAGRIQSSELVPILLEALVSDDSFVASEAALALGNIRDQRACSDLVEALSRADANIRFAAVQALGLIADPQSLAPLENRLRQDEDEGVQAKALWAINRIRRKPFGTQTFTIVHTPLLQRH; encoded by the coding sequence ATGATCGGGAAAATGATCGCACAGTACCGCATCGTCGAAGCGCTTGGAAAAGGCGGCATGGGCACGGTGTATAAGGCCCAGGACACCCAGTTAAATCGGACGGTGGTGCTCAAGCTTCTGTCCCAAAATCTGCTGGGGAATGATAAAGCCCGAAGCCGATTTTTGCGCGAGGCCCGACTCGCCTCAGCGCTGGATCACCCGAACATCTGTACCATCTATGAGATCCAGGAAACCGGCGGCTATTACTACATTGCCATGCAATACATCGAGGGGCAGACGCTGAAGCAGGCCATTAATCGGCGACCATTGTCTAATTCGACCTTTCTGTCCATTGCCTTGCAAGTCGCCGATGCCCTGGCGAGCGCCCATGATCGAGGTGTGATCCATCGGGACATCAAACCTCAAAATATCATGATTACCCCGCGCGGACAGGCCAAAGTTCTTGATTTTGGTCTGGCGAAAAATATCAATGAATCAAACGGCCCTGCTTCGGGAGCAATGGTGAGCGGAGATTTAACGGACCAGGGAAAAACGCTGGGGACGCCTTCCTACATGTCTCCGGAACAGGCCCGGTGCGAACGACTTGACCGCAGATCCGATATCTTTTCATTTGGCACGGTGCTTTACGAAATGATCACGGGCCAGAAAGCGTTTGCCGGCAGCAATACCGTTGACATTATGTATGGGGTTTGCAATCAGGAGCCAAAGCCGATTGCTGATTTGAACCCCAAGGCCGGTCCTGGATTTCAGGAATTACTGGCCCGGGCCATGGCCAAAGATCCAAATCGCCGGTATCAATCCATGCAGGCGCTCATTACTGATTTGAAGCACATTACGGCAACGACTGGAGGTCGGGTTGGGATTCCCGATGGTCTGCATCAGCCATTTGCGCCGGTGGTCCGGGCTGGAGGTTGGATGGATCGCCTGGTGCCGCCAGCCATTCGACGGGTGTTTTTCAAAAGCAGCGCCAGTGGGTCGGCTGAACTGCCACCCCAACGCGATTCGAGCCAGCAACTCCTCCCCAGCAGCGAATCACGGTCAGCCCAGGGGCCTGACTTTTCGATTCACGATGATTTCCCACTGATTCCCGGTCAGCACAAAACCCTGGCGGTCCTTCCGTTTCGAAATCTGGGTGGCTCCATTGATGAAAGCGCACGCGTCTCGCTTCTGGAAGCGTTGATCATCGAATTGACCAAGTTTAAATCGCTCACCATTCGCCCAACGAGCATGGTGTTGCAATACCTTGAAGAAGAAACCAATCCCACCGAAGTCGGTCGCAATCTGGGTGTGGATGCGGTCTTACTTGGAAGTTGCCTGGGTTCAGTCAATCGGCTGCGGGTCACGACCCAATTGATTGATATCATAACCGGAAACATTCTTTGGGCTGGCAAAATTGATGTAAATAATAATGATCCCATCAGGTTACTGGATCAGATGTGTCAGCGAATTGTGAGTGAATTAAGCAAGAAGGCAGCCGGTTCGGCATTTGACCTGCTGACTGATGAAGATCAGGACGTGCGGATGGATGCGATTTCGGCGCTCAAGTTTTCCAACGATCCCAAAGCGATTGAAGCCCTGGCCGAAGCCCTCAAAGACCGAAGCCAGTTGGTCAAAGCCGCCGCCGCCGATGCGCTGGCCTGTTTCGGACGCCGGGCAACGCCGATTTTGTCACTCGAAATTGAAGATGCCCTGGCTCGTCAGGATATGGGCACCGCCCGGTATGGTGTCCAGGCTGCGGGTCGGATCCAGAGTAGTGAACTGGTGCCGATTTTGCTCGAAGCCCTGGTTTCGGATGATAGCTTTGTGGCCAGCGAGGCCGCCCTGGCACTCGGCAATATTCGCGACCAGCGGGCGTGCTCGGATCTGGTTGAAGCCCTGTCCAGAGCCGATGCCAACATCCGATTTGCAGCCGTTCAGGCCCTGGGGCTGATTGCGGATCCGCAATCGCTGGCGCCACTGGAAAACCGGCTTCGTCAGGATGAAGACGAGGGAGTCCAGGCCAAAGCCCTCTGGGCCATCAATCGAATCCGCCGCAAACCCTTTGGAACCCAGACCTTTACCATTGTTCACACACCATTGCTCCAGCGGCATTGA
- a CDS encoding ROK family protein, whose amino-acid sequence MTSSVLYVGADIGRSTRVALVDDQGAIHRQTRVPTETRSARALVTGLIQVINQMKEHAHSPVQSVGIGLPGLVDYRTQHIEVLTNFVNISAINLFEELQRALNLPVLFDNDANMAAYAEWKCGAAKGADDVLYISLGRGIGSALILGGQLQRGVRGFAGEFGHQKIGGTDTLECSCGASGCLETVASGPNIVRRTREKLFTSPLFSQSILVDKMRGRLTCDDVVKAAIANDELSRTVLIETASYLGMAVANAVNLLNVEKVILGGPVMAAGEFLLDFIRDEVSKLAFTPLFASCQIHIGQLGDDAGEIGAALMARDFTRGQAATN is encoded by the coding sequence ATGACTTCTTCCGTGCTCTATGTCGGAGCCGATATCGGGCGCTCGACGCGGGTGGCGCTGGTGGATGACCAGGGGGCAATTCATCGTCAAACCCGTGTCCCAACTGAAACCAGGAGTGCCCGTGCCCTGGTCACCGGGCTCATTCAGGTCATCAATCAAATGAAGGAACATGCCCACTCGCCGGTTCAGTCAGTCGGAATTGGGTTGCCGGGACTGGTTGATTACCGTACCCAACACATCGAAGTTTTGACCAATTTTGTCAATATCTCAGCCATCAACCTGTTTGAAGAACTGCAGCGTGCCCTGAATCTCCCGGTTTTGTTTGATAACGACGCCAATATGGCTGCCTACGCCGAGTGGAAATGCGGGGCGGCAAAGGGTGCCGATGATGTCCTTTACATTTCATTGGGACGCGGAATTGGGAGTGCCTTGATTTTAGGTGGTCAGCTCCAGCGCGGAGTCAGAGGTTTTGCCGGTGAGTTCGGCCACCAAAAAATTGGCGGAACCGACACCCTTGAGTGCAGTTGCGGGGCTTCCGGGTGTCTGGAAACCGTGGCGTCGGGGCCAAATATCGTTCGTCGGACGCGGGAAAAATTGTTTACGTCGCCTTTATTTTCCCAATCTATCCTGGTTGATAAAATGCGTGGTCGCCTGACCTGTGATGATGTGGTCAAAGCCGCGATTGCCAATGATGAACTCTCGCGGACGGTTTTGATTGAAACCGCCAGCTATCTCGGGATGGCCGTGGCCAACGCGGTCAATTTGCTGAATGTGGAAAAAGTTATTTTGGGTGGTCCGGTGATGGCGGCGGGTGAATTTTTGCTTGATTTTATTCGGGATGAAGTTTCCAAACTGGCCTTTACTCCACTTTTTGCGTCCTGCCAGATTCATATCGGTCAACTGGGTGACGATGCTGGCGAAATCGGGGCTGCGTTGATGGCACGGGATTTCACCAGGGGGCAGGCGGCTACGAATTGA